The segment CCTCGTGATGATGCAGCGTGGCCGGGCCCGGCTGGGTCCGCGACTCGAGCAACCCGATCGCCCAGGGATGCCGAGTCAGTGCAGCCCGCATCGAGCGGGCTCGGCGGTCCAGCGCGGTGCGCCAGTCGCTGACACTGGGTGCCTCAACTTCGCCGAAAACGACGTCCACCATGCCGTCGAGGATGTCCTCCTTGCCGGACACATGGTGATACAGAGACATCGCTTCGATGCCGAGGTCCGCCGCCAACCGGCGCATGGTGACTGCCCCGATTCCCTCGGTATCCGCAATCGCGACTGCCGCCGTCAAGACACGCTCGCGGGTCACCGGCATCCGCCGTCCAATTCGAGTGTTCTTTGCACGCGGCACGGGACCTGCCTTCGGTTCGACCTTGACTTACCTTACAACGTACGTCTATCTTTGGTGAGTCGAACTTACACCGTAAGGCCAGGAGGCCGGAGATGATGACCCGCGACGACCGCACTCCCGTTGAGCTCGCCCCAGCACTCCCCGAGAGAATGCGCGCGATCGTGCAGCGCCAGTACGGCTCGGCGGACCAACTGCGAATCGAGCAGGTCGACTCGCCACCGTTACCTGCTCAAGGGCAGGTCCTGGTCAAGGTTGCGGCTGCGGGACTTGACCGGGGTACCTGGCACCTCATGACGGGACAGCCCTATCTGGTTCGCCCGGCCGTGGGCCTGCGTCGGCCCCGCAACCCGGTGCCTGGTCGCGATGTGGCTGGGACCATCGTCGCAATCGGCCCGGGCGTCTCGAGATTCACGCTTGGCGATCGGGTCTTCGGGGTCGCTCCTGGATCGTTCGCCGAGTATGCGCTGGCCGATGAGAAGAAACTTGCCGCTGCGCCGAACTCGCTGACGAACACACAAGCAGCAACTCTCGGCATCTCGGGCCTGACCGCCCTGCAGGCACTTCACAACAGTGGCCGGCTCGCAGCCGGTCAGCGGGTCCTCATCCTCGGGGCATCGGGAGGAGTCGGCACGTACGCTGTGCAGATGGCCAAAGCGACCGGCGCCGAGGTGACGGGTGTGTGCAGCGGTCCCAAGATCGAACCAGTTCGCGCGCTCGGGGCCGATCACGTGATCGATTACCAGATCCACGATCCGATCGACGGCACCCAGCAGTACGACCTCATCGTCGACATCGGGGGCAATCGCGGCATTGCCCGGCTCCGGCGGGCGCTCACCCCCACCGGGACGCTCGCAGTCGTCGGCGGCGAGAACGCCGGGAAGTGGACCGGGGGGTTGGGCCGACAGTTGCGCGCCGCTGCCCGATCCCCCTTCCTGCGCCAACGTCTGGTCATGGTGGTCTCGGCCGAGCGGGGGTCCGATCTGGAGACGCTCGCCCACATGGCCGATGAGGGCCACCTTCGTCCTGTCTTGGACAGCGTCTTCCCACTCGAGCGGGCCGCTGACGCGATGCGCAGACTCGAGAGCGGCCAGGTGTGCGGCAAGGTCGCGATCGACGTCGAGGAGGACGCTTCAGCGGCATGACCGAACAACAGCAGTACGTGGTGCTGGATCGACAAGGCTCGGTGGAACTGCGCCGATATGAGGCCTGCACCGTGGCGGACGTTGTCGTGCGCGGATCGCAGGAGCAGGCCGGCAACGCCGCCTTCCGCCCATTGATCCGGTACATCTCAGGGCACAATGAGACCCGCCACAAGCTCGCCATGACCGCCCCGGTCGTTCAGGAACAAGCCGGCGAAAGGTTGGCGATGACCGCGCCGGTGATGCAGCAGTCGGCCGGACCCGACAGCTGGACGGTGTCGTTCGTGTTGCCCGGAGGTCGCGCACTGGAGGCCTACCCCATCCCTTCCGATCCTCAGGTCACACTGCGCCACGTGCCAGAACACACGGCCGCTGCCCTGCGGTGGTCGGGACGGTGGACCCAGGCCAACGTGGCGCGCCGCACCCAGGAGCTGAGACAGGCGATCACTTCCGCCGGGTGGGTCGCGCAGGGCTCACCGCGTTGGGCGCGTTTCGACCCGCCGTGGAAACCCCCATTCGCCCGGCGCAACGAGATAGTGATCAGCGTTTCCGACCCCGACGAGGGGTGACCCCGTCACCGCTCGCCGATGACATCGGAACCGGTCCACCCGATCCCGGCCCAGCCGCCAGGACACTCATCCAGGCCCAAGACGCTTTGACTCCCCGCCACACCGGCACCGTAGCCGAGGCAACCATGCTGATCGGCCGAGAAACCGACATACTGGCGGAGGAACTCCAGCGTGTCGCTGACGAGCGATGCCGACGACGGGTGGGGGACATGACTCGGGAACCGGACCCGACCGCCATACCGTCCTGGCATGACCTGCTGCTCATCTCCGATGAATCACAGGAGATCGTCTGCGAAACCGACACCGACGGGATCATTGCCTGGGTGTCTGGCGGGGTCAGCGACATCTTGGATCGAGATCCTGACGAGTTGACCGGGACCCTGTTGTTGGACCTGATCCACCGACAGGACCTGCACCGCGCAGAGGAAGCACTCGGTCGGGCGATCACCTCGCGCGAATCCCAGCGAGTCAAGGTCCGGCTCGCGTTGCCCTCGGGCCGACATCGACGCATGACCGCTCTCATGCGTCCCCTGCCCCCTCCGCATGAGCCCTCGGCGGGCGCTCTGGTCCTTCTGCGGCAAGATCGCTCGGGTGTCGCATTGCGGGCCTTGGCCACCTTGTCACAGGCGAATCGAGTCCTCGTTCGTGCGGAGGATGAGGACGAACTCCTGCAGAAGATGTGTCGCGCCATCGCCCACACGGGCCAGTACCCGCTGGTGTGGTTCGGGCGGAAGGTCTTGGACGCCGAGAAGAGCGTCCAAGTCGTGGCGGCGGCCGGCTCGAGTGTCGGCTACCTGGACACCATCAAGGTCTCGTGGGGCGACGACCCCCTCGGTCGCGGTCCTACCGGACGGGCCATCAAGTCGGGCACGACCCAAGTGCTCGAGATGTTCGACGACGACCCCCACTTCACGCCGTGGTTGAACACGGCAACCAAGCAGGGTTTCGCATGCTCGATCGCCATGCCGATCACGGTGTCCGGCACCGTTGAGGGTGCGCTCATGGTCTATGCCGATGAGATCGGAGCCTTCGATCCTCAGGCCCTGAATCTGCTGGAAGACCTCGCCGCCGATCTCGGCTATGGCATGACCCGCCTGCGGGAGGCATCCGCACTCGCATCGGCGGCGACACGAGTCGCCGACAGCGAGCGCCGCTACCGCTTGCTCGCCGAGAACTCCTCCGACGTCGTGCTGTTGGCTGATTCCGACCGGCGCTTCCAGTGGGTCTCCGCCTCCGCCTCTTCCCTGTTCGGCTGGAACCCTGAGGACCTGCTGGGACACCCGCCCGAGGACTTCATCCATCCCGACGACTTGCCCTCACTGATGGCCGGGTTGGACAAAGCCGACGTGGGGAAAGGACCCTTGCGCCTTCGCTATCGGTTCCGCTGCGCCGACGGGAACTACCTGTGGGTGTCCGCATCCAGCCGCAACGCCGTCGACCCTGAGGGCCACTCGATCGGCCGCGTCGTCGCCCTCCGCGATATCCACGACCAGGTCCAAGCGGAGTCGGAGTTGCTGTCGCGCGAGCAGCAGTACCTGTTGCTCGCCGAAAACGCGTCGGATGTGGTCTGGCAGGTGTCGCCCGAAGGGAAGATCATCTGGGCTTCCGAGTCGGTGACCCGCCAACTGGGGTGGACCCAGGACAGAATCCTCGGCCACGGAATGGACCTGATCCACCCCGAGGACCGGGACAGGGCGATCACCGGTCGTCACGATGTCATTCGGGGCCAAGTGGTCCAGGGCGAGTTCCGTATCGCCCGTGCGGATGGATCCTGGCAATGGATGGCCCTCAACGTTCGAGCAGCGCCAACCCCCCAGGGCATCTTCCGCATCATCGCGATGCGTAACGTCGAGGACGAAGTCGCGGCCCGCGCGGAACTGGCCCACGCAATCGGCCATGACGCGCTCACGGGACTCGCCACCCGGTCGAGCTTCCTCAATCGCGCGTCCACAGCATTGGGTCACCTGAGCCCCGGCGCAGTGAGTGGAGTGCTGTGCGCGGGCGTGGACAACCTACGAGCGGTCAACGACGCCGCAAACTATGCGGTCGGAGACATCGAACTGGAACGGGTCGCGAGTCGGATCACACGCGGTATCGGCGACCCCGACCGGGTGGGGCGAGGCTCCGGTGACGAGTTCCTCATCCTCATCCCCCAACTCACGGCGGCCAGCGACGCGGCCGACACCGCGCAACGGGTTGTCGAAAGTGTGCGCGGAGCCTTGACCATCGCGGGCCATACGCTCCATCCGTCGGTGAGTGTCGGTATCGCCACAGGCGGGCCCGGTTCTGATCCGGACCGATTGATCAGAGACGCTGCTCTGGCCATGCAGCAGGCGAAACGGGAAGGCAAGGACAGGTGGTCGTTCTTCGATCCCACCTTGGCCGCCGATGCCCAGGCGCGACTGAACATCGAGGCCGACATCAGGGTGGCGCTGCAATCCGGGGAGTTCGTCCCCTGGTTGCAGCCCATCGTGTCTTTGGCGACGGGAGAAATCACCGGCTACGAATCGCTGGTCCGATGGATCCGCGATGAGGCCAGTGTGGTCACCCCGGACAAGTTCCTCCCGATCGCGGAACGCACCGGACAGGTCGCGGACATCGATCAAGAGATCCTCACACGATCGGTCGAGTGGCTGACCCGCATTCCCGCGCAACGCAGTGTCGCCGTGAACGTCTCGCCGACGACCCTTGCTCGGTTGGGAACGGCGGAACTTGTTGGTCACCTTCTGGCTGAGTCCGGCGTCGATCCCCAGCGGCTCCACCTCGAGGTCACCGAGACGACTCTGCTCGAGATCTCGGACAACGTGCGCGACGAGATGCGGCGCATCGCCAACATGGGAGTTCGGTGGTACGTGGACGACTTCGGTACCGGCTACTCGTCCATCAGCCACCTGCGTGACCTGCCGATAGCGGGCCTGAAACTGGACAGATCCTTCACCTCGGGACTCGACGCGCAGGATCAGACCTGCCTGCAGCTGGCTGCGGCCTTGTCGGGTCTCGCTCACGGTCTCGCGCTCGACACGGTGGCTGAAGGTGTCGAGACGCCACAGCAGGCCGCGCTCCTCACCGAGCAGGGCTGGGTCCATGCCCAGGGCTGGCTGTACGCGGCGGCGGCCGCAGAGCCGTTGGAGTCGGTCGAGATTCCAGTCTGACTACGCACTTCGATCGGAAGCGACGGCACGGGAAACGCACCTCGTCGAACCTCGTATGACAGGCTCCGCCCATGAAGTCTCAAGTCATGATCGCCTGCTCCACCTTCGCCGGCTTCGCGCTGGCCGTCGTCGCCACCCCAGCCGTCGCCGCTCCGGCGGCCCCGACCCAGACGACCGACACGATCAAGGTGTGCGTCAAGAAGAAGTCGGGAGCGATGCGCTCTGTACAGTCCAAGAAGTCGTGCCACAAGGGCGAGCGCTTCCTCAAGTTGCAGGCCACATCCGGCACCACCTTACGCAACGTTCACGTCATCAACATCAACTGCAACATGTCCGCCGTCGCGGGATCGACGTCCGCGACAGCGGGCCAGCCACAGGTCCAGACGGTGACAGTTCCAGACGGAACGACGACGCTCGTGGTCACGTGCGGGGACAGCGCCACAGCGTCGTGACCGACGGCCTCCTGCGGAGGTATCAGCGGCGAACGCCGCCGCCGACATTGCGCGGAGCCGATCACCGTGATCTGATCTCCCATGGAATCTGGTGCGCCGGTCGGCCGCCGGGTGGTCCTCGGCCTGGTGGTCATGGGCGGCGCAGGTGTCCTTCTCGGTCGGCGTCTGTCGGACGCGACGACCGCCGCTGTGTCCACCGTGGCGCCCGAACTGCAGAAGGTGTTGCCGGCCACCGGTGGGTTCCGCATCTACACGGTCACCAATGGCTATCCGGAACGCAGCATTGCGGACTACCGGTTGACCATCGATAGCGGTTCCCGGCGAACGCAGTTGACCTACGCGGAAATTGCCGACCTACCCCAGACCGGGCTCACCAAGGACTTCCAGTGCGTGACCGGCTGGCGCGTCGACGACGCCGTTTGGAGTGGGGTGCTGCTGTCGGATCTCCTTTCCGCCACCGATGTCGACATCGGTTCCGGAGCCCTACAGTTCACGTCCTTTGATGGCGTCTACACCGAGTCCCTGACCAAGGACCAGGCGCTGCGTCCCGACGTACTGGTCGCCACGACGTTGTACGGCGAACCCCTCGACCGCGCCCACGGAGGGCCGGTGCGTCTGGTGGTTGCGCCCATGTACGGCTACAAGTCGCTGAAGTGGCTCGACGGGATCATCGTCACGGACGAGGTCGTACCCGGCTACTGGGAGGAGCGCGGCTACGACATCGACGCATGGGTGGGACGATCCAACGGGCGCACGGATGACCCCGTCACCTGAGCCGCGCCTCGCCCGATTCTCGCGCGCCGAACGGTGGACCCACCGAGCGATCGCGGTGTTGGTGGTCACACTCATCGTGAGTGCGGCCTGTTTGTACTTCCCCGATCTCAGTGCCCTGGTAGGCAACCGGGAACTGTTCAAGCGACTCCACATCATCGCCGGTTTCGTGCTTCCGGTCCCGATCCTGATCGCGCTGTGTATCGCCGCGTTCCGGGCGGATCTCACTCGGTTGAACCGGTTCACCCCCGATGACTGGCGTTGGTTCCGCAAGCAGCAGCGCCGCACCGGCGCCCTCAAGATCGGCAAGTTCAACGCGGGTCAGAAGTTGCACTCCCACGTGGAGGCGGGCGCCCTGATCGTGCTCTTCGGCACGGGAATGATCATGTATTTCTCCGGAGCTTCTCTGATGATCTGCGCACCGGTGCGACGTTCGTCCACGACTGGGTGGCACTGGGGGTGGCCCTGCTCGTCGCCGGCCACGTGTACAAGGCCTACTCCGATGCGGGTGCTCGCGAGGGGATGCGGACCGGATACGTGACGGTGGAATGGGCTCAACTCCACCATCCCTCCTGGGCCGACCAAGCACCCTCCTGGGCCGACCAAGCACCCTCCTGGGCCGACCAAGCACCCTCCCAGCCCCACCAGGCACCCTCCCCAGTCGACCCGGCACCCTCACAGCCCCACCAGGCACCCTCCCGAGTCAACCCGGCACCTTCCCAGCCCGCCCAGGCACCCCGTCGATCCGAGGAGAAGCACGCACGCACGGCAACGCCACCCCCCGAGCACCCAGGGTCCGACCCCGGCGGTTAACCCCGGGCTAACCGCGCTGCCCGGTCGTGACGTAGTCGAGCAGTTGACCACGGTTCAGATCGCCGATGCCACAGCGCTCCAGGGTGCGGCCCATCGCGACGAAGTCCCGGTCCAGCAGCGCCCCGACGAGAGTGATCACCGACCGCATCACCTTGGTGTCCACTCCGAGCTGGGTCCCGAGCTGCGAGTAGATCGTCAGACCGATCGGGACGTCCTCGGTGAGGTACCGGCTGTCGATCTCAGTCGGTCCTTTGATGCCGTTGAGTGCGGCGACCCCACGGATCACGGACCAGAACGTGTCCCCTGCCGGCCCGTATCCCATGACCGAGTAGGTGTCTCGCAGGCTCAGGACCGAGACTCCCAACGCGGCCCCGATGGCGACCCGCTCCGCATCGATCGCCTCTATCGCCTGGCACACATGGGGCGTCATGCCTTCTTCGTAGTAGTAGAAGTCACCGTGGCTGTATTCGATGCGGCTGGCCGACAACAGGACACCGAGACAATGCAGAGTCGGGTTCGGATTGCTCAGCCCGGCCTCAAGCACATTCGCCATCTCCTCGATGCCCGGATACAGGTCGCTCATGACCGGCCGGACCCGGTCAGCAGCTTGCGCCGGGAACACCCCGATCGACACTATCCGGCGCCGCCCGAAGACATGGACCGAGTCGGGGCCCACGATCC is part of the Candidatus Nanopelagicales bacterium genome and harbors:
- a CDS encoding TetR/AcrR family transcriptional regulator C-terminal domain-containing protein: MPVTRERVLTAAVAIADTEGIGAVTMRRLAADLGIEAMSLYHHVSGKEDILDGMVDVVFGEVEAPSVSDWRTALDRRARSMRAALTRHPWAIGLLESRTQPGPATLHHHEAVLRCLREAGFSLAATGHAAALMDAYVYGFALQEVQLPFDTAEETQELARGIMAELPADAYPYFAEFATERVLQPGYDFADEFDFGLGLVLDGLERTLESEQSR
- a CDS encoding NAD(P)-dependent alcohol dehydrogenase, whose product is MMTRDDRTPVELAPALPERMRAIVQRQYGSADQLRIEQVDSPPLPAQGQVLVKVAAAGLDRGTWHLMTGQPYLVRPAVGLRRPRNPVPGRDVAGTIVAIGPGVSRFTLGDRVFGVAPGSFAEYALADEKKLAAAPNSLTNTQAATLGISGLTALQALHNSGRLAAGQRVLILGASGGVGTYAVQMAKATGAEVTGVCSGPKIEPVRALGADHVIDYQIHDPIDGTQQYDLIVDIGGNRGIARLRRALTPTGTLAVVGGENAGKWTGGLGRQLRAAARSPFLRQRLVMVVSAERGSDLETLAHMADEGHLRPVLDSVFPLERAADAMRRLESGQVCGKVAIDVEEDASAA
- a CDS encoding heme-binding protein, which produces MTEQQQYVVLDRQGSVELRRYEACTVADVVVRGSQEQAGNAAFRPLIRYISGHNETRHKLAMTAPVVQEQAGERLAMTAPVMQQSAGPDSWTVSFVLPGGRALEAYPIPSDPQVTLRHVPEHTAAALRWSGRWTQANVARRTQELRQAITSAGWVAQGSPRWARFDPPWKPPFARRNEIVISVSDPDEG
- a CDS encoding EAL domain-containing protein, with protein sequence MTPSPLADDIGTGPPDPGPAARTLIQAQDALTPRHTGTVAEATMLIGRETDILAEELQRVADERCRRRVGDMTREPDPTAIPSWHDLLLISDESQEIVCETDTDGIIAWVSGGVSDILDRDPDELTGTLLLDLIHRQDLHRAEEALGRAITSRESQRVKVRLALPSGRHRRMTALMRPLPPPHEPSAGALVLLRQDRSGVALRALATLSQANRVLVRAEDEDELLQKMCRAIAHTGQYPLVWFGRKVLDAEKSVQVVAAAGSSVGYLDTIKVSWGDDPLGRGPTGRAIKSGTTQVLEMFDDDPHFTPWLNTATKQGFACSIAMPITVSGTVEGALMVYADEIGAFDPQALNLLEDLAADLGYGMTRLREASALASAATRVADSERRYRLLAENSSDVVLLADSDRRFQWVSASASSLFGWNPEDLLGHPPEDFIHPDDLPSLMAGLDKADVGKGPLRLRYRFRCADGNYLWVSASSRNAVDPEGHSIGRVVALRDIHDQVQAESELLSREQQYLLLAENASDVVWQVSPEGKIIWASESVTRQLGWTQDRILGHGMDLIHPEDRDRAITGRHDVIRGQVVQGEFRIARADGSWQWMALNVRAAPTPQGIFRIIAMRNVEDEVAARAELAHAIGHDALTGLATRSSFLNRASTALGHLSPGAVSGVLCAGVDNLRAVNDAANYAVGDIELERVASRITRGIGDPDRVGRGSGDEFLILIPQLTAASDAADTAQRVVESVRGALTIAGHTLHPSVSVGIATGGPGSDPDRLIRDAALAMQQAKREGKDRWSFFDPTLAADAQARLNIEADIRVALQSGEFVPWLQPIVSLATGEITGYESLVRWIRDEASVVTPDKFLPIAERTGQVADIDQEILTRSVEWLTRIPAQRSVAVNVSPTTLARLGTAELVGHLLAESGVDPQRLHLEVTETTLLEISDNVRDEMRRIANMGVRWYVDDFGTGYSSISHLRDLPIAGLKLDRSFTSGLDAQDQTCLQLAAALSGLAHGLALDTVAEGVETPQQAALLTEQGWVHAQGWLYAAAAAEPLESVEIPV
- a CDS encoding molybdopterin-dependent oxidoreductase yields the protein MESGAPVGRRVVLGLVVMGGAGVLLGRRLSDATTAAVSTVAPELQKVLPATGGFRIYTVTNGYPERSIADYRLTIDSGSRRTQLTYAEIADLPQTGLTKDFQCVTGWRVDDAVWSGVLLSDLLSATDVDIGSGALQFTSFDGVYTESLTKDQALRPDVLVATTLYGEPLDRAHGGPVRLVVAPMYGYKSLKWLDGIIVTDEVVPGYWEERGYDIDAWVGRSNGRTDDPVT
- a CDS encoding cytochrome b/b6 domain-containing protein, which produces MTPSPEPRLARFSRAERWTHRAIAVLVVTLIVSAACLYFPDLSALVGNRELFKRLHIIAGFVLPVPILIALCIAAFRADLTRLNRFTPDDWRWFRKQQRRTGALKIGKFNAGQKLHSHVEAGALIVLFGTGMIMYFSGASLMICAPVRRSSTTGWHWGWPCSSPATCTRPTPMRVLARGCGPDT
- a CDS encoding NAD/NADP octopine/nopaline dehydrogenase family protein, whose amino-acid sequence is MRRVTILGGGNGARAAAAEFGIAGHQVTMYDVPQFIGGLAAIEASGRITADGVFAGTAPVRVEPDLEAAIADAEVVLIVVPTTHHLTYAELLTPLVRDGMNVVLMPGSLGSLEFVEVVRRSGSTADITVSEIAALPYATRIVGPDSVHVFGRRRIVSIGVFPAQAADRVRPVMSDLYPGIEEMANVLEAGLSNPNPTLHCLGVLLSASRIEYSHGDFYYYEEGMTPHVCQAIEAIDAERVAIGAALGVSVLSLRDTYSVMGYGPAGDTFWSVIRGVAALNGIKGPTEIDSRYLTEDVPIGLTIYSQLGTQLGVDTKVMRSVITLVGALLDRDFVAMGRTLERCGIGDLNRGQLLDYVTTGQRG